Within Mongoliitalea daihaiensis, the genomic segment TCATCAATATCCGTCTGAAAAAAAATAACATTGACGGGATGTTTGGTAATGTCAATGTGGGTGGCATGTATAATGGATTATATAGCCCCAATGCTGGCGTATCTGTCAATGTAAAAAAGGGAAAATGGACCAATAATGCCAGCTTTAATCATTCTCAATTCAATTTCGTGAATGAACTCAATATTACCCGTAACTTTCAATTGGACCAAGGAGTCTCTCGATTTGATCAGGAAAGTTTGATTACCATGCGCAATAAAAGTTACTTTTTCACAGGTGGTTCGGATTATCAGATCAATGAAAACCATAGCATAGGAGCGAGTGTACAGGCTTCGCAAAACAATGGAAGTAATTTTGGAGACTCATTTACAGCCATTGACAATCCCGGTTCGGAAGATATGTTCTTTATCCGCTCAGAAAACAATGAAAACTCACAAAACAAACGTCTTTTTGGAAATCTGCACTATGTTGGCATTTTGGATTCTTTGGGAACCAAAATTACCTCAGACATTGACTTTACCCGTATGCGTTCCAATTCGGAAGGATTATTAAGTAACTTTAATTGGATCAATGAACCAATTAATCTTTCCAGAGACTTTATCAGTACTTTGAATGACATGGATTACAGAATTATCACTGCTAAAGTTGATTTCACCAAACCCTTTGGACAAGGCAGGATATTGGAGACCGGGATTAAAGGTAGCTGGGTACAGTCGGACAATAAGTTGGCCTTGGCAAAAGCGGTAGAGGAAGAACCATTTACGCCGGACCCTAATAGCAATCAGTTTATTTATGAAGAAAATGTATTGGCAGCTTATGCCAATTACAGGAGCAAATTCTCTGAAAAAGTTTCGTTCAATGCTGGCTTGAGAGCGGAGTATTCGGATATTACAGGTACCTCTTTAACATTGGATCGAGTGGATAAGCAAAATTACCTCAGCTTATTCCCAAGCGTATCGGTTCAGCAAGCCATCAGCAAAGACTATCAAATCATTTACAATGCTAACAGAAGAATAGCAAGACCAAATTATCGACTATTGAATCCTTTTGTGTTCTACATCGATCCATTGACAACAGAACAAGGAAATCCAAACCTTCGTCCTCAGTTTGCTCATAACTTGGAAATGAATCATGTAATTAAAAATGCATATCAGTTTACCTTGAGTTATTCTTTGACCAATGATGTGTTTCAGCAAATCTTTACCCAAGATGAAGAAACAAGAACGACCACTACATTTACGAGCAACTTAGATAAGGCCCAAAACTTCAATTTCCGAACAATGATTCCTGTGGAAATAGCCAAGTGGTGGAATTCCAACCACATGTTGCAGGTGACTAATTCCCGATGGAAGTCCATGATTGGAGATGCTTTGCTAGACGTAGCACAGACCTCCCTGACCTTCCGTACCCAACATAACCTCACATTACCAGCTGGTTTTAAAGCAGAGATAGTGGGGATGTATATCAGTCCTGCGCAGTATGGACAAGCAACTATCAAAGGTTTTGCTTGGGTGGATGCAGGTATTTCCAAGAATTTCATGAAAGAAAAACTCAGTTTGACTGTCAATGGTACAGACTTGTTTGCCTCACAAATAATCCGAGCCAATGTGCAATTTGACAACATTGACACTCAATTTAGACAATACAGACATACCCAAGGCGTGAGATTTACACTTCGATACAAGTTTGCGCAAGGTGAAAATTTCAGAATCGCCAATCGTTCTGGTAGTTCAGAAGAAAGAAGTAGATTAGATTAATGTATATTTATACTC encodes:
- a CDS encoding TonB-dependent receptor; the encoded protein is MNAFQSIFATLLLFFLGLSNLAASELSTITGKVIDDKGQAIPFANVALVDHATGSLLTGNITKDDGTFEIESVNAGRMILVISSIGYETYRSDVFDLDPGVVKSFETIQIKEETGTLQEVTVKASRPEILIEADKTTVNVEGTVLAEGNTALDVIGRSPGVYIDENNTINLNGRPGVTVMINDRPTYMSSTDLANFLRSMPADNIKSIEIINNPSARFDAEGTAGVINIRLKKNNIDGMFGNVNVGGMYNGLYSPNAGVSVNVKKGKWTNNASFNHSQFNFVNELNITRNFQLDQGVSRFDQESLITMRNKSYFFTGGSDYQINENHSIGASVQASQNNGSNFGDSFTAIDNPGSEDMFFIRSENNENSQNKRLFGNLHYVGILDSLGTKITSDIDFTRMRSNSEGLLSNFNWINEPINLSRDFISTLNDMDYRIITAKVDFTKPFGQGRILETGIKGSWVQSDNKLALAKAVEEEPFTPDPNSNQFIYEENVLAAYANYRSKFSEKVSFNAGLRAEYSDITGTSLTLDRVDKQNYLSLFPSVSVQQAISKDYQIIYNANRRIARPNYRLLNPFVFYIDPLTTEQGNPNLRPQFAHNLEMNHVIKNAYQFTLSYSLTNDVFQQIFTQDEETRTTTTFTSNLDKAQNFNFRTMIPVEIAKWWNSNHMLQVTNSRWKSMIGDALLDVAQTSLTFRTQHNLTLPAGFKAEIVGMYISPAQYGQATIKGFAWVDAGISKNFMKEKLSLTVNGTDLFASQIIRANVQFDNIDTQFRQYRHTQGVRFTLRYKFAQGENFRIANRSGSSEERSRLD